In Leptolyngbya sp. O-77, the genomic window GTGCCGAGGGGCGCTTCTGGATTCCTGAGCTATCCCTGTTTCTGGGCATTTGGTATGGCCCCCGACTGGGTTCTACGATCCACTGGCTGCGCTGGTGGGATTCGGACGGCAATCTGTTGCTGTGGAGCTTTGAGAAAGCCGAGCTAGAACGCCAGCGCGCAGAGCAAGAAGCTCAACGGGCTGAGGCAGAAAAACAGCGAGCTGAGGCAGAAAAACAGCGGGCCGATGCAGCCGAAGCAGAACTAGCCAGACTGCGATCGCGCCTCAACCCACCCCACCCCTAACGCCCAATCCCTACTTCACCTCCTTGATCATGCCGGCCTTGATGAACTGGGTAAATAGCCCATCGGGGAGGAGCTTTCGCAGTGCCAGCAAAAAGGACGCATTGCCCCCGGCGGGATAGCGCAGGCGAGAACTGCCATCGGTGGCAGCAGTGTAAATCACCTGGGCAGTGACTTCGGGCGGCGAGGCGGTATCGCCCACGTTTTCGAGCTGGGGCAAGACGCTGGCGACGAAGGGATCGTAAGCCGTCAGCCCTTCCTGCTTTGCCACAACGAGCGATCGCGAGAAAAAGTCCGTCTTGATTGGCCCCGGCTCGATGATTTTGACCCGGATGTTGAACGGCTCTAGCTCATAGCGCAGCGAGTCCGAAAATCCTTCCACCGCCCACTTGCTGGCGTGATAAAGGCTGTAGATCGGCAGCGCCATCTGCCCCGCGATCGAGGCAACATTTACCAACACGCCCGATCGCCGCTCCCGAAAATGAGGCAGCACCGCGCGGGTCACATCCATCAGCCCAAACACATTCACCGCGAACTGCTGCTGGATCTGCTCTGGGGTGCAGGCTTCAAAGGGGCCAATCAGCCCGTAGCCTGCATTGTTCACCACGACATCGATCTGCCCAAACTGGGACAGCGTGGTGGCGATCGCCCCCGCAATCGATTCCTGGCTCGTCACGTCCAGCGGCGGACAAATGACGCGATCCAGCGCTGCCAGGTCGCAGCCATCGGGCGATCGCATCGTTGCCGCCACGTTCCAGCCCTGCCGCTGAAACAGTTGCGCCGTTGCGTAGCCGATGCCCGTCGAGGCACCCGTAATCAAAACCGTCTTCGGCACGTTCACTACTCCTGTAGGGCTGCTTGCAGAATATCTGCTAACTCGTCTTTGTTTGGCGCTCCTTCCACCACGCGAATTACCAGTTGGTAGGCCTCGTCGTCGGCGAAGCCGAGCAGAACCCCATTCAGCCGCAAAAACGCATCCATCGCCGCGAAGGCAGTGCGCTTGTTGCCGTCGATGAACGGGTGATTCATCGCCAGATGATACAAGTAGGCAGCGGCTTGTTGGGCGATCGTGGCGTGCAAAAACTCGCCGCCGAAGGTCGCCTGGGGCTGTGCCAGAGCCGATTCCAGTAATCCCTGATCGCGCACACCAGGGCTGCCGCCAAAGCTATCGATCTGGTCAGCATGAATAACTAGCACGTCTGCAATTGAGAGAAATTCAGGAGTTTGCAAGGCGACGATAAACCTCCTCCCGCTCCCGCTTGGAGGCGAGATAGGCTTCCCAAACTCTGGGATTGACCCCTTCCGGCAGTTCGTTTTGCTTGAGCGATCGCACAAACTCAAGCACCGTTTCCACCATCGAGTCGGGCAGCGTCTCGACCTCTTGCGCCAGCTTCTCGCGATTGGTCATCTTAGCCTCCTACAACTTAGTCCTACAACAGCGTGCGAACGTCCGTTACGTGACCCGTCACCGCCGCCGCCGCCACCATCGCCGGACTCATCAGCAGCGTCCGCCCGGAGGAGGAACCCTGCCGCCCCTTGAAGTTGCGGTTAGAAGAGGAAGCGCTGATCTGCCGACCCACCAGCTTGTCGGGGTTCATTGCCAGACACATCGAGCAGCCCGCATTGCGCCACTCAAATCCCGCCGCTTCAAAGATTTTGTCCAGACCTTCGGCTTCGGCCTCCTGCTTCACCCGTTCGGAACCGGGCACCACAAAGGCTTTGATGCCTTCGGCAACGTGGCGACCCTTGGCGACCTTGGCGGCTTCGCGCAGATCGCTGATGCGGCCGTTGGTGCAGCTTCCGATGAAGCACACGTCTACCTTAGTGCCCGCAATCGGTGTGCCAGGAGCCAGATCCATGTAGGTGTAAGCTTCCTGGGCGATCGCCCGGTCTTCTTCCGGCAAAGAGTCTGGCGCGGGGATGCACTCGTTCACACCAATGCCCTGCCCCGGCGTGATGCCCCACGTTACTGTCGGCTCAATCTCTGCCGCATCGAACACTACTACGTCGTCGTATTCAGCATTGGCGTCGCTGCGGAGGCTCGTCCACCAGGCCACGGCCTTATCCCACTCGTCGCCTTTGGGAGCAAAGTCGCGTCCTTTCAGATATTCAAACGTGGTCGCGTCTGGGTTCACATAGCCGCAGCGTGCGCCGCCCTCGATGGACATATTGCAGACGGTCATCCGTTCTTCCATGCTCATCTGCTCGAAGGTGGTGCCCGCAAACTCGTAGGCGTAGCCCACGCCGCCCTTCACGCCCAGCTTGCGAATAATGTGCAGAATCACATCCTTGGCGTAAACCCCCGGTTTCAGCGGGCCGTTGACTTCCACTTTGCGGACCTTCAGCTTTGCCAGCGCCAGCGTTTGGGATGCCAGCACGTCGCGCACCTGGCTGGTGCCAATGCCAAAGGCGATCGCCCCAAATGCGCCATGCGTCGAGGTGTGGCTGTCTCCGCAGGCGATCGTCATGCCCGGCTGGGTCAAGCCCTGCTCCGGCGCGATGACGTGAACGATGCCCTGGCTGCCGGAGCCAATGTTATAGAACCGAATGCCGTTGTCTTTGGCGTTGCGCTCCAGCTCCAGCATCATCTCCTCCGCCAGCGGATCGACGAAGGGGCGTGCCTGGTTTTCCGTCGGCACGATGTGATCGACTGTCGCCACCGTGCGCTCAGGAAACAGCACCTTTAGCCCGCGCTCTCGCAACATGGCAAACGCTTGCGGGCTGGTCACTTCATGGATCAGGTGCAGCCCGATGAAGAGCTGCGTCTGTCCCGACGGCAGCGTCCCCACCGTATGCAAGTCCCAAACCTTGTCGAATAACGTTCCTCGGCTCATGGCTGTGTTCTCTGTGGTTAATATTCTCCCTGATTACACAATAGACAAGTCAAATAATCTCGTCCAATATATTTTTCCACACGTATTGAGATCCAAAAAGTATCAGAGATAGAGCCGTTGCTGAAAGTTAATTGCAAATCGTTTTTAAGTAACGGTATTCAAGTCAGGATTTTTTGTTGAGTAGGCACCAGTTGTAA contains:
- a CDS encoding type II toxin-antitoxin system death-on-curing family toxin; translation: MQTPEFLSIADVLVIHADQIDSFGGSPGVRDQGLLESALAQPQATFGGEFLHATIAQQAAAYLYHLAMNHPFIDGNKRTAFAAMDAFLRLNGVLLGFADDEAYQLVIRVVEGAPNKDELADILQAALQE
- a CDS encoding SDR family oxidoreductase: MPKTVLITGASTGIGYATAQLFQRQGWNVAATMRSPDGCDLAALDRVICPPLDVTSQESIAGAIATTLSQFGQIDVVVNNAGYGLIGPFEACTPEQIQQQFAVNVFGLMDVTRAVLPHFRERRSGVLVNVASIAGQMALPIYSLYHASKWAVEGFSDSLRYELEPFNIRVKIIEPGPIKTDFFSRSLVVAKQEGLTAYDPFVASVLPQLENVGDTASPPEVTAQVIYTAATDGSSRLRYPAGGNASFLLALRKLLPDGLFTQFIKAGMIKEVK
- the leuC gene encoding 3-isopropylmalate dehydratase large subunit, with translation MSRGTLFDKVWDLHTVGTLPSGQTQLFIGLHLIHEVTSPQAFAMLRERGLKVLFPERTVATVDHIVPTENQARPFVDPLAEEMMLELERNAKDNGIRFYNIGSGSQGIVHVIAPEQGLTQPGMTIACGDSHTSTHGAFGAIAFGIGTSQVRDVLASQTLALAKLKVRKVEVNGPLKPGVYAKDVILHIIRKLGVKGGVGYAYEFAGTTFEQMSMEERMTVCNMSIEGGARCGYVNPDATTFEYLKGRDFAPKGDEWDKAVAWWTSLRSDANAEYDDVVVFDAAEIEPTVTWGITPGQGIGVNECIPAPDSLPEEDRAIAQEAYTYMDLAPGTPIAGTKVDVCFIGSCTNGRISDLREAAKVAKGRHVAEGIKAFVVPGSERVKQEAEAEGLDKIFEAAGFEWRNAGCSMCLAMNPDKLVGRQISASSSNRNFKGRQGSSSGRTLLMSPAMVAAAAVTGHVTDVRTLL